Part of the Thermodesulfovibrionales bacterium genome, CGGGGACGCTGCGCGTGAAATTTCCGATGGCGGATGCGATCGAAATCACCGTGCCGATAAAGGGTAAGCTCGACTTCTTCGGGGTCAATTATTACACGAGGGTCCACCTCAGGTTCAATCCGTTTAAAAAGATGGGGGTTGAACTGCGGCACAGGGACATCGAGGGGAACGGGCTGACCGATATGGGATGGGAGATACACCCCTATGGGCTCGAGAAAGTCCTGCGATACGCCTCAAAACTTGATGTCCCGATCTACATAACGGAGAACGGCATCGCAACGAGGGATGACCAGAAGAAGATACGATTCATGAAGCGGCATGTCGATGTTCTCGAACGGTGCCTCAGGAACGGCATAGACGTGAGGGGATATTTCTACTGGTCTCTCATCGACAATTACGAATGGCTCCAGGGGCTTGATTCACGATTCGGCCTCTACAAGGTCGACTTCGACACCCTCCAGCGGCGACCTACGAATGCTGCAGCATACTACTCATATCTCATCAAGAGCAGGGCCTCTCTTTAACGGAAACTTCATCTTCCCTTAATAATCCTGTAACAGGGAAGTCCTATTCTATAAGCGATGTTGTTATGCGATTTTCATATCCACACAAAATACTCCGACGGTTCGGTCGAGATACGAAGGACGGTTGACCTTTTCGGGCAGGCGGGTTTTGACGCCATCGCGATAACGGATCATGTGGTCAACGGTGACAATTCTTTCGGGAAATTAGCCCATCGCTTCCGATTCTCCGTTACGAAAGACAATTTCAGCGAATACATGGCGAGGATCAGGGAAGAGGCTGAAAGGGCCTGGGATAAATACGGCATGCTCGTCATACCGGGGGTGGAGATCAGCAAGAACCATCTCTCTTCCGACAAATCAGCCCATATCCTTCTGATCGATATTAAGGAGTTCATCCCCGCCTGCTGGAGTTATGAAAAGATATTCCTTGAGGCAAAAGAGCAGGACGCGCTCATCGTGGCGTGCCACCCGCACTATATGTCCGACATGAGCAGGGACACCCTTTTTCTCTGGAACAACCGGGAGCGATACGCCAAATACATCGATGCGTGGGAGATCGCGAACAGGGACGACGTCTTCAATGTGATAAGCCTCAAGAAATACCCTTACATCGCAAACAGCGATTTCCACAGGCCGAGGCACGTCTATTCCTGGAAGACCCTCCTGAACTGCGAAAAGGGGGTTCCGTCGATAAAACAGTGCATAAGGCATAACAGGGGTGTGGCGATAACCCTCTTCAGAAATTAGGAGGTGCCATGGAACTCTTCTTGATTTTTGCCGGCATTGCAGCCCTGGGGCTTATAGCCTATGGCCTGCAGATTATGGCTGTCCGTAGTTATCTTTGTCCCCCTCGCTCAGGGGAAGGGGATTCCCTTCCCCCATCTTTTCCCTCGATCTCGATACTCAAGCCGCTCAAGGGGCTCGATGACAATCTCTTCGACAACCTTGAAAGTTTCTGCAATCAGGATTACCCTGAGTACGAAATCATCTTCAGCCTGCAGGACTATAACGACCCCGCCTATCAGATTGCGCGAAAAATAAAAGAGAAGCATCCCCGGAAGGATATTTCGCTCATCGTTGAGCGGTGCGACGAGGGATTGAACCCGAAGGTGAACAACCTTATCCCGGCATACAGGGTAGCGAAGCACCCGCTCATCCTCATCAGTGACAGCAACGTCATGGTCGACGAAAGGTACCTGAGGGAGATCGTGAGGCCGATGCTCGCGCCTGGGGTAGGACTTGTCAGTAATCTCATCAAGGGAGTGGGCGGCCGGTCAGTCGGCGCCATCCTCGAGAACCTCCATATGAATTCCTTCGTTGTAGGGAGTGTCTGCTTCCTCGACAGGTTCCTCAAAATGCCCTGCGTTGTCGGCAAGTCGATGCTCATGAGAAGAGAAGACCTCGATGCCATAGGCGGTCTGAGGGCCGTCAAGGACGTGCTCGCGGAAGATTATCTCATAGGGAAGATGATGCGTGAAAAGGGTAAGAGAGTCGTGCTCTCACCCTATCTCATCCGGAACGTGAATTATTACTGGGGAATCAAGAAATTCGTGAACAGGCATACTCGCTGGGGAAAGCTCAGGTGGAAGATCGGGGGACCGAGATATTTTTCCGAGCTATTCGGCAATGCCGTTTTCATGTCTTTTCTTCCGGTGGTCCTCTGGGAGGCTTCCCAGATTACCCTATCCTTTGCCCTTCTCGTCTCTCTCATGAAGGCGGCCGGTGATTTCTATATCGGGAAGCGAACCGCATCGGCTCATAACCCCTTTCTCTATTTCCTGTCGCCCCTGAAGGACCTCGTCATCGGACTCATATGGTTTGTCCCCCTCTTCAGCAACACCGTCTCATGGAGAGGAAACAGGTTCATCATAGGCAAGAACTCCGCACTGCTCCGCTGCCCTGAAAACGGCATCTGGGCGTGGAGGTACAGGGTTACCGACGCGATAAAGGGACGGTTTGCATAGACCGCCCCGAAGAGATGATAGTTCACCGATAGTGCCCTCAGGGTTTCATCAACTCACAAAGAAGAAATCAATCGGCACGCCCGGAGCGATCAGCATTGATACGGACGGGACTGTGCGTGGGCGGCTTCTCACCGTAAGGAGTATTCTGAAAGATCGGTTGCCTCCCGGACTCATACCCTTCATAGAGGCACCTCTTGAGCATTTTCTCTCTTTCGACCGTCTGAACGAGGCCTACGCAAAAATTTCGAACGATCAGGACGTCGGCCATTTTCTCGAAAGGGTCGTAAAGATGCTCAATATCCGGTATGAGATAACGGAGCAGGACCTTGACCGCATCCCCCGAAATGGACCTGTGATCGTTGTTTCAAACCATCCCTTCGGGGGTGCGGAAGGCATTATATTGGCACGTCTGCTCCGCTCCGTGCGATCCGACGTCAAGGTAATGGCCAACTATCTCCTCGGGTGCATAAGGGAACTCCATGATATGCTTATCTTTGTGGACCCCTACCAAAGAGAAGACTCACCCGCGAAGAACCTGAGACCGGTAAAGGAAGCCATAGAGTGGGTGAAGGGGGGAGGTATGCTCGGAGTTTTTCCGGCCGGCGAGGTCTCTCATATCCAGCCGCAGACACGAGATATAGCGGATCCGCGGTGGCATGAGGGGATCGGCGGGGTAATTCAGAAAAGCGGGGCAACTGTGCTCCCGGTTTTTTTTGGAGGTTGTAACAGCGCACTCTTCCAGATTTTAGGGCTCGCGCATCCTCGCGTGAGGACAGTACTCCTGCCCAGAGAATTGTTCAATAAGGGGATGAAGAAGATACCGGTAAGAGTCGGCACGCCCATCCACTCCAGAAAACTTGAGACCTTCGGAACCCGAGGGGAGATGATGCGGTATCTGCGGTTTCGGACCTATATGCTGAAGAATCGCAACTCGAGGAAGACTACGGACGACAATGGGCTGCACGGGCAGAATTCCCGAGCGCAGAGGATGAAACCCATTCTGCCTCCACAGCACAAAACACTACTCGAACATGAGATCTGCTGCTTTCAGGCAGATAGGATTCTGCTAGAGAGCGGCGACTATATTGTTTTCCATGAAGAGGGTCAGCACATCCCCTGTCTGTTACAGGAGATCGGCCGGTTGAGAGAGACGACATTCCGTTTAGCAGGCGAAGGGACTGGAAAATCGGTTGACCTGGATTGCTTCGACCCCTATTACACGCACCTCTTCGTCTGGAACAGGGTGAAGAAGGAATTGGTGGGAGCGTATCGCCTCGGAAAGACCGACGAGATCCTGAAACGGTTCGGAAAAAAAGGCCTCTATACGAGCACCCTGTTTCACTATAAGACCGCATTGCTTGCAAGGATGGGACCGGCACTTGAACTCGGTAGATCTTTTGTACGATCTGAATATCAGAGGACCTATGCTCCCCTCTTACTGCTCTGGAGAGGCATCGGGGAGGTCGTGAGAAGCAATCCCCGTTACAAAACCCTCTTCGGTCCGGTCAGCATCAGCAAAGACTACCACTCACTTTCCCGGCAGCTCATGGTGACTTTCCTCAGGGTTAACAATTTCTTGCCAGATCTGGCCCGGCTCGTCCGCCCTAGAAGGCCTTTTCGTATCGGACGGGTGGATGGGTGGGA contains:
- a CDS encoding family 1 glycosylhydrolase: GTLRVKFPMADAIEITVPIKGKLDFFGVNYYTRVHLRFNPFKKMGVELRHRDIEGNGLTDMGWEIHPYGLEKVLRYASKLDVPIYITENGIATRDDQKKIRFMKRHVDVLERCLRNGIDVRGYFYWSLIDNYEWLQGLDSRFGLYKVDFDTLQRRPTNAAAYYSYLIKSRASL
- a CDS encoding PHP domain-containing protein: MLLCDFHIHTKYSDGSVEIRRTVDLFGQAGFDAIAITDHVVNGDNSFGKLAHRFRFSVTKDNFSEYMARIREEAERAWDKYGMLVIPGVEISKNHLSSDKSAHILLIDIKEFIPACWSYEKIFLEAKEQDALIVACHPHYMSDMSRDTLFLWNNRERYAKYIDAWEIANRDDVFNVISLKKYPYIANSDFHRPRHVYSWKTLLNCEKGVPSIKQCIRHNRGVAITLFRN
- a CDS encoding ceramide glucosyltransferase — its product is MELFLIFAGIAALGLIAYGLQIMAVRSYLCPPRSGEGDSLPPSFPSISILKPLKGLDDNLFDNLESFCNQDYPEYEIIFSLQDYNDPAYQIARKIKEKHPRKDISLIVERCDEGLNPKVNNLIPAYRVAKHPLILISDSNVMVDERYLREIVRPMLAPGVGLVSNLIKGVGGRSVGAILENLHMNSFVVGSVCFLDRFLKMPCVVGKSMLMRREDLDAIGGLRAVKDVLAEDYLIGKMMREKGKRVVLSPYLIRNVNYYWGIKKFVNRHTRWGKLRWKIGGPRYFSELFGNAVFMSFLPVVLWEASQITLSFALLVSLMKAAGDFYIGKRTASAHNPFLYFLSPLKDLVIGLIWFVPLFSNTVSWRGNRFIIGKNSALLRCPENGIWAWRYRVTDAIKGRFA
- a CDS encoding GNAT family N-acyltransferase, encoding MHRPPRRDDSSPIVPSGFHQLTKKKSIGTPGAISIDTDGTVRGRLLTVRSILKDRLPPGLIPFIEAPLEHFLSFDRLNEAYAKISNDQDVGHFLERVVKMLNIRYEITEQDLDRIPRNGPVIVVSNHPFGGAEGIILARLLRSVRSDVKVMANYLLGCIRELHDMLIFVDPYQREDSPAKNLRPVKEAIEWVKGGGMLGVFPAGEVSHIQPQTRDIADPRWHEGIGGVIQKSGATVLPVFFGGCNSALFQILGLAHPRVRTVLLPRELFNKGMKKIPVRVGTPIHSRKLETFGTRGEMMRYLRFRTYMLKNRNSRKTTDDNGLHGQNSRAQRMKPILPPQHKTLLEHEICCFQADRILLESGDYIVFHEEGQHIPCLLQEIGRLRETTFRLAGEGTGKSVDLDCFDPYYTHLFVWNRVKKELVGAYRLGKTDEILKRFGKKGLYTSTLFHYKTALLARMGPALELGRSFVRSEYQRTYAPLLLLWRGIGEVVRSNPRYKTLFGPVSISKDYHSLSRQLMVTFLRVNNFLPDLARLVRPRRPFRIGRVDGWDGKIVGAVMKDLDDISGFISDIESDDRDIPVLLRQYLKLGGKLIDFSRDEKFSDVLDGLMLADLTKTERRILERYMGREGARTFLAYHGAAAPG